The Archangium primigenium genomic interval CCGCCGCCCACGCCATCCGCGAGGGCGTGCTCACCGAGGTGCGCAAGGCCGTCGTCGGCCAGGACGAGCCGCTCGAGTTGATGCTCGTGGGGCTCATCGCCGGCGGCCACGTGCTGCTCGAGGGCGTGCCCGGCGTGGCCAAGACGCTCATGGCCAAGGCCCTGGCGCGCTCGGTCAGCGCGGACTTCAAGCGCATCCAGTTCACCCCGGACCTGATGCCCGCGGACATCCTGGGCACCAGCATCTTCGACTTGAAGAGCCAGGGCTTCGTGCTCGTGCGCGGCCCCATCTTCACGGACCTCTTGCTCGCCGATGAAATCAACCGCGCGCCCGCCAAGACGCAGTCCGCGCTGCTCGAGGCCATGCAGGAGCGCGCCGTGTCGCTGGAGGGCAAGAACCTCGCGCTCTCGCCCCTCTTCTCCGTGTTCGCCACGCAGAACCCCGTGGAGTCCGAGGGCACCTACCCCCTGCCCGAGGCGCAGCTGGACCGCTTCCTGTTGAAGATCGAGGTGGGCTACCCCAGCGCCGAGGAGGAGGACGCCATCCTCGCTTCCGTGCACCGGGGCTTCGACGCGGGGGACCTGGGGCGCGCGGGCGTGGGCGCGGCGGTGACGAAGGACGGCCTGCTGGCGGCGCGCGAGGCGCTCAACGAGGTGACGGTGGAGCCGCCCGTGCTCGCCTACGTGCGCAAGCTAGTGGCGGCCACGCGCGCCTCCCCCCGCATCCGCCTGGGCGCGGGGCCGCGCGCGGGCGTGCACCTGCTCATGGCCTCCAAGGCCCTGGCGGCGCTGCGCGGCCGGGGCTTCGTCACCCCCGAGGACGTGCGCTTCCTCGCCGGGCCCGTGCTCAAGCACCGGCTGCTCTTGTCGCCGGACGCGGAGCTCGACGGGGCCACGCCCGCGGACGTGCTGCGCGAGGTGGTGCGCTCGGTGGAGGTCCCCCGGTGATTCCCACCGGGCGCCTGTGGGTGCTGCTGTGCCTGCTGGCCGTGCCGATGATGGCCGCGGGGTTCTTCCCCGGCTTTGGCGGCGTGGTGCTGGCACTGGACGCGCTCGCCCTGGCGCTCGCGGTGGGGGATGGGCTGTGGGCGCGGCGGGTGCGCCTGGAGGTGCACCGCACGCCCCCCGTCCGCCTGTCCGTGGGGGCCGCCAACAAGGTGGAGCTCACGCTCGTGCACCGGGGCGGGCGCGCGGTGGACGTGTGGGTGCGCGACGACGTCCCCGCCGCCTTCACCGCCGAGCCCGAGGAGGCCGCGCTGCGCCTGAGCGCGGACAGCCAGACGCGCTGGGTCTACCGGGTGACGCCCACGACGCGGGGCCGCTTCGAGTTCGGCGACGTGCACGTGCGCGTGCGGGGCCCCCTGGGGCTCGTGCTCCACGAGCGGCGCTTCGCGCGGGGCCAGGACGTGGCCGTGTTCCCGGACATGCGGGGCGCGCGTCGGCTGCTCCTGTCGGGCGCGGCCCTGGACCTGGTGAACCTGGGCCTGCGCAAGCTGCGCCGGGACGGCCGGGGCAGCGAGTTCGCCCGGCTGCGCGACTATGCCCAGGGCGACTCGGTGCGCGAGGTGGACTGGAAGGCCACGGCCCGCCGCTCGCGGCCGGTGACGCGGGTGATGGAGTCCGAGCGCTCGCAATCCCTGCTCATCTGCGTGGACGCGGGCCGCTCCATGGCGGCCCAGGTGGATGGCCTGTCCAAGCTGGACCATGCCGTCAACGCGGCGCTCTTCCTGGCCTTCGTGGCGGTGCGCAATGGCGACCGGGTGGGGCTCGCGGTGTTCGCCGATGGCGTGAAGACGTACCTGCCGCCGGCCGCGGGCCGCTTGCAGTACCGGAAGATATTGGACGCGCTCTACGCCACCCCGCCAAGCCTCACCTACGTGGACTACCTGGCGCTCTTCAAGGAGCTGAACGTGCGCCTCACCCGGCGCAGCCTCCTGTGCGTCTTCACGGACTTCCTCGACGAGGAGCAGGCGTCCACCCTGGTGGCGCCCCTGCACCGCCTGGCGCGGCGGCACGTGCCGCTGTGCCTGTCCGTGCGCGACACCGCCCTGGCCAAGCTCCTGCGCACCCCGCCCGCGGGGCCCGAGCAGGCCTACCAGCAGGCCGTGGCGAGCGAGCTGCTCATGGACCGGGAGGCCCTCAAGGCCCGGGTGGGCGCCGGGGGCGTGCACATGCTGGACGTGCAACCGGACGAGTTGAGCCTCGCCGCCGTGAACCGCTACCTGGACATCAAGGCGCGCGGCGTCTTGTAGCCACTAGCCGAGGGCCTCGCCCCAGCGCTCCCGGGCGAGCGCCAACGCCCGGGCGTTGTCGGGCACGTGGGACAGGAAGCGCGCGCGCACCTCGGGCTCCGGAATCTCCCCGGCCAGCAGCCGCACCCGGTCGACGAGCGCCCGGAGCGTGGCGTCGCCCTCCGCCTCCTCGCCCAGCGCGAACAGGACCTCGGCCAGGGTGAGCTGGACGAAGCGCCAGTAGGTGCTCGCCCCGCTCCGCTCCGTCCACTCCACCCCCGACACCGCCTGGGCGCGCGCCTCCTCGAGACGCCCCCTCCGCAGCAGGCAGCGCGAGAGGACCGCGCACGCGAAGCCCAACAGGGGCGCGAAAGGCGCCAGCATCTCGCACGCCCGCCGGCTCCGCTGCTCGGCCTCCTCCGCGCCGCCATGCAGCAGGAGCACCAGGGCCGAGATGACCTCCGACAGGCCCTGGATGACCGGGATGACCATGCCGGACGCGGGCGCCTCGCGCGCCAGGGCCACGGCTTCCCCCCAGTGCGCGGGCTCGTCGCTGAAGGCCAGCGTATGCATCAGGTAGCCCCGCGCCTGATAGGCCAGGAACCACTGGGAGTGGTGCAGCGCCCCCGTCCAGGCCTCGCGCGTCAGCCGGATCGCGCTCGGAATGTCGCCCAGCTCGAAGCGCAGCCACCCCACGACGCTGCACGCCAGGAAGACGCTGCGCTCCATGCCCGTCTCCCGGGAGTCGCGCAGGGACAGCTCCGCCAGTCGCAGCGCGTGCCAGGGCCGACCCTGGATGAGCCCCAGGTACTGACACTCGATCATCTGGAGGAGCCCGCGCGCCATGGTCCGCCGCTCGCCGCTGAGCGCCTCCAGGGGCCGCGCCCGCTCGAGCAGCGCGCCCATGTCGCCGCCCCGACCGAACCAGAAGAGCGTGGGGCACATGCTCGCCAGGGCCTCGATGTACATGGCCGAGGCCTCGGGCTCGGGCCGCGTGCCCAGCAGGAGCGCGCTCAACCGCCGCGTCTGCGCGTGCTCGCCCCCCAGCGTCGCCCCCAGGATGAGCCCTCCGAGCAGGCGGCACCAGAGCATGCCGCCCGCGGGCAGTTCCTCCAGCACCGGGATGCCCAGCGCCAGCGTCCGGGGCGCCGGCTCCAGCCAGAGCGACAGCAGCGCCTCGATCGCCCGGAGCCGGGGTGGCATGTCGGCGCGCGGGCCACAGTCCAGCGCCGCCTGGACACAGCGCAGCGTGCCAGGGAAGTCATCGTGCGCGAAGAAGCGCTCGGCGGCCTGGGCGTAGAACTCCACCGCGCGGGCGGGCCGCTGTCCCAGTTGGTGGTGCAGGGCGATCTCCAGGGCATCCGGCTCGCCCATGCGCTCCAGCCACGCCCCCGCCGCCCGGTGCCCCACGGTGCGGAAGCCCTCGGCCAGCAGGCCATAGGCGGCGTCGCGCACCAGGGCGTGGCGGAAGCGGTACTCGGGCTCGCCCGGAAACCGGCTGTCGGCCACGGCCTCGATGACTTCCTCCTCCACCAGCAGGCGCAGGTGCGCCTTCACCGCGGAGTCCTCCGCCGCGCGGCCCGACAGGGCGCCCACGCCGCCCGGCCAGAACACCCGGCCGAAGATGCTCGCCACCAACAGGGTCTGCCGCGCGCCGGACTCCATGCGCAACAGGCGCGTCTGGAGCACCGCCAGCACCGTCTCCGGCACCCGCTCCTGGCGGCCCTCGGCCACCATGCGGATGAGCTCCTCCAGGAACAACACGTTGCCGTCCGACTGCTCCACCGCCCGTCGCACCACCGACTCGGGCACCTCGGCGCCCAGCACCTCGCGCACCAGCCGCGCGCAGGCCTTGCGGCTCAAGCCGTTGAGCGACAGCTCCTGCAACGCCCGGCCCCACAGCCCCGGAAAGAGCTGCTTCACCTCGGGACGCGCCAGCGCCAGCACCATGAAGGGCCGCTCGCTCAACTCCCGCAGCAGCCGATCCACCAGCGCCACCGTCAGCGCGTCACTCCAGTGCAGATCCTCCAGCACCAGCAGCACCGGCCCCCGCGCGCACTCGGCCTCCAGGAAGGCCACCAGCGCCCGGCCCATCTGGATGCCCATCACCTGGGGATCCTCCCGCGCGGCGCGCAGGCGCGGGGACGCCTCTTCCGGGAAGGCGATGGCGCACAG includes:
- a CDS encoding DUF58 domain-containing protein, coding for MIPTGRLWVLLCLLAVPMMAAGFFPGFGGVVLALDALALALAVGDGLWARRVRLEVHRTPPVRLSVGAANKVELTLVHRGGRAVDVWVRDDVPAAFTAEPEEAALRLSADSQTRWVYRVTPTTRGRFEFGDVHVRVRGPLGLVLHERRFARGQDVAVFPDMRGARRLLLSGAALDLVNLGLRKLRRDGRGSEFARLRDYAQGDSVREVDWKATARRSRPVTRVMESERSQSLLICVDAGRSMAAQVDGLSKLDHAVNAALFLAFVAVRNGDRVGLAVFADGVKTYLPPAAGRLQYRKILDALYATPPSLTYVDYLALFKELNVRLTRRSLLCVFTDFLDEEQASTLVAPLHRLARRHVPLCLSVRDTALAKLLRTPPAGPEQAYQQAVASELLMDREALKARVGAGGVHMLDVQPDELSLAAVNRYLDIKARGVL
- a CDS encoding serine/threonine-protein kinase, translated to MNDNEPREDVETAPTTSPTGALAAGTRVDERFVVEALAGQGGMGQVYRARDARTGQRVALKLLRGLPAPEALLRFEREALLLSSLRHPGLVAHVAHGATEQGQSYLVMEWLEGEELSRRLAREPLSLGESLALVRRVADALAHAHARGVVHRDLKPSNLFLRGGRPEDGVVLDFGLARHARPSLQAVTRSHTVVGTPGYMAPEQAASQAEILPAADIFSLGCVLYECLTGRPPFEAPHFAAALAKILFTEPVPPRVLRPELPEAVEALVLRMLAKAPGQRPAHAAALGEALASLALTPSESGGELIPRLSGLGGAERQLVSVLLVSPPPRDEGPEPGSGADLHPVLHAMLVPQGGRVERLADGSWVATLVPVRGTATDLAALAARCALALKERWPEAAVVLVTGLSVLDAHLPVGEAMDKAGRLLRGTEAVPSSAVVMDEVTAGLLGAAFQLNPSGSGAFLLRSERLGVDTSRPLLGKPTPCVGREQELALLEACFVTCLEESNARALLVTAPPGVGKSRLRHEFLRRLGLKESAPLVLVGRGDPMHKGVSQGLLGQMLRELCGVPEGAALETKRALLLRRVSRHLPEALAREVAAFLGELCAIAFPEEASPRLRAAREDPQVMGIQMGRALVAFLEAECARGPVLLVLEDLHWSDALTVALVDRLLRELSERPFMVLALARPEVKQLFPGLWGRALQELSLNGLSRKACARLVREVLGAEVPESVVRRAVEQSDGNVLFLEELIRMVAEGRQERVPETVLAVLQTRLLRMESGARQTLLVASIFGRVFWPGGVGALSGRAAEDSAVKAHLRLLVEEEVIEAVADSRFPGEPEYRFRHALVRDAAYGLLAEGFRTVGHRAAGAWLERMGEPDALEIALHHQLGQRPARAVEFYAQAAERFFAHDDFPGTLRCVQAALDCGPRADMPPRLRAIEALLSLWLEPAPRTLALGIPVLEELPAGGMLWCRLLGGLILGATLGGEHAQTRRLSALLLGTRPEPEASAMYIEALASMCPTLFWFGRGGDMGALLERARPLEALSGERRTMARGLLQMIECQYLGLIQGRPWHALRLAELSLRDSRETGMERSVFLACSVVGWLRFELGDIPSAIRLTREAWTGALHHSQWFLAYQARGYLMHTLAFSDEPAHWGEAVALAREAPASGMVIPVIQGLSEVISALVLLLHGGAEEAEQRSRRACEMLAPFAPLLGFACAVLSRCLLRRGRLEEARAQAVSGVEWTERSGASTYWRFVQLTLAEVLFALGEEAEGDATLRALVDRVRLLAGEIPEPEVRARFLSHVPDNARALALARERWGEALG
- a CDS encoding AAA family ATPase is translated as MTAPPSLSPPPSHAVAAAHAIREGVLTEVRKAVVGQDEPLELMLVGLIAGGHVLLEGVPGVAKTLMAKALARSVSADFKRIQFTPDLMPADILGTSIFDLKSQGFVLVRGPIFTDLLLADEINRAPAKTQSALLEAMQERAVSLEGKNLALSPLFSVFATQNPVESEGTYPLPEAQLDRFLLKIEVGYPSAEEEDAILASVHRGFDAGDLGRAGVGAAVTKDGLLAAREALNEVTVEPPVLAYVRKLVAATRASPRIRLGAGPRAGVHLLMASKALAALRGRGFVTPEDVRFLAGPVLKHRLLLSPDAELDGATPADVLREVVRSVEVPR